The region CCGGAGTCGGCGAGGCCACCCGGGTGCTGCTGCGTCGGATCCCGTGGAAGGTGCTGGTCCGGGAGGCCGACCACCCCGACCACGCCCACCTGCGGATGCTCGCGGAGCAGCGCGGGGTGCCCGTCGAGGTGGTGCCGGACCTCGCCTACAGCTGTGTCGGGTTGGTGAAGCCGTTGACCGGCGTGCAGGGCGAGGGGTGAGCGGGCGATGACCGGATCCGATCTGACGGTCGGCGGGACCGACCGGGGCGTGCCCGTCCCGACCGCGGCGGCCACCGTGGCCGGCGCGCCCCCCGTGGTCGCCCTCGACCTGGACCGCACCCTCATCTACTCGCGGACCGCGATCGACCGGTCCGGCGGTGACCCCACGGCCCAGGGTGCGGTCGACCCGGCCGACCTGCGCTGCGTCGAGGAACTGGACGGGGCCGAGCAGTCGTTCATGACGGTCGGCGCGATCGGCCACCTGCTCGACCTGCGGGAGCGGGCCACCGTGGTGCCGACCACCACCCGGACCCCGGCCCAGTTCGAGCGGGTCCGCGTCCCCGGCGGCCCGACGCGCTACGCGGTGACCAGCAACGGCGGCCGGCTGCTGGTCGACGGGGTCGACGACCAGGACTGGCACCGCTCGGTCCGGACGGTGCTGGCCGAGCGCAGCGCGCCCCTGGACGAGGTGGTCGCCGAACTCGACACCCGCCTCGGCGGGTGGACCCGCAGCCGACGCATCGCCGACGACCTGTTCTGCTACCTCGTCGTCGACCTCGCGACCATGCCCGACGACTTCCTGCCCCACTGGTCCGCCTGGTGCGGCGCGCACGGGTGGGCGGTGTCCCGGCAGGGCCGCAAGGTCTACGCGCTGCCCGTCGGCCTGACCAAGGACGCCGCCGTGACCGAGGTGCTGCGGCGCACCGGCGCGACCCGGCTGCTGGCCGCCGGCGACGGGTCGCTGGACGCCGGGATGCTGTCGCTGGCCGCCGCCGCCATCCGTCCGCCGCACGGCGAGCTGGCCGAGTCCGACTGGCGCCGTCCCCACGTCGCCGTCGCCACCGCGGCCGGCATCCGGGCCGGCGAGGAGATGCTCGGTTGGCTGCTGGCCCGGTTGGACCCGGACGTCGTCCCGACCAGCTGATCCGGCCTTCGTTCCGGCACCGGTCCACGCTTCCCGGCCGTCGCCGTTTATCCCCGTCCGCGGACGGGCACGCGCTTGTCAGGGCGAACATCGCTGTCCGCCGTCAGCACGTTCCCTCGCAGAGTCGGAGAATCACGCCATGTCCCTGAGCGTCCTGGTCACCGGCGCCTCCGGATTCGTCGGATCGCGTCTGGCCCCCCAGCTCGTCGAGGCCGGTCACGACGTCCGCGCCATGACCCGTCATCCCGACGACTACGACGGCGCCGGGACCGCCGTCTTCGGCGACGTGAGCGACCCGGACAGCCTGAGCGCCGCCCTGGACGGCGTCGACGTCGCCTACTACTTCGTGCACTCCCTGGATTCCGACGACTTCGTGGAGAAGGACGCCGCCGCCGCGAGAGCTTTCGGCACGGCCGCGGCGAAGGCCGGCGTGCGGCAGATCATCTACCTGGGTGGTCTGGGCAAGGTCGAGGACCACTTGTCCGACCACCTGCGCTCGCGGCGCGAGGTGGAGAAGTACCTGGGTGAGGGCGGGGTGCCGGTGACGGTGCTGCGGGCCGCGGTGGTGATCGGGCACGGCGGGATCTCGTGGGAGATGACCCGGCAGCTGGTCGACCACCTGCCGGCCATGGTCGCGCCGAAGTGGGTCAAGACGAAGACGCAGCCGGTGGCCCTGCGGGACGTGCTGCGGTACCTGGTGGGCGTCCTGGACAACCCCGCGGCCAAGGGCCGGATCTTCGAGATCGGCGGCCCCGAGGTGCTGTGCTACGCCGACATGCTCAAGCGGGTCGCGGCCGTCAGCGGGAAGCGGGTGCCGCCGATCCTGCCGGTGCCGTTGCTCACGCCGCGACTGTCGTCCCTGTGGCTGTCGCTGGTCACCGACGTCGACCAGTCCACCGCCCGCAACCTCATCGACTCGATGAACAACGAGGTGGTGGTCACCGACCACAGCATCCTCGACGTCGTCCCCGGCGAGCCGATGGGCTACGACGAGGCCGTGCGGGTGGCGCTGGCCGAGCGGGCGGCCGACCCCGCCGTCCAGGACGGCGACGACAAGGCCGGCCGGAGCGCCGCGGCGGCGGGCGGGTCCCAGCGGTGACGGCTGCGGGTACCGGACCCTCGGAGACCGGGCCGGACACGCGTCCGGCGCCGGGCCGTTCGCTGCCCGCTCCCCGCCGTTTCGCCCGCCTGCGCTCCGTCGTCGACCCGTTGCTGGTCGACCGCGTGGACCGTGATCACCGGCAGACCGACGCCGCCTTCCGGCGACGGCGCATCGTCGCCGCCATCACCCTGGTGGTCGGTGGCACGCTGCTCGGGATCTCGCTGAACGTGCCGCGGGAATCCGCGGCCTTCTATCCGCTGACCATCGCGCTGGCGGCGACCTGGGTGATCGGCGGTTTCGCGTCGGGTCCGCTGCATCTGGGGCGGATCCAGTTCCGCAATCAGCTGCGCCGGCCGATCATCACCCCGCTGCTGCTCGGGCTGCTGCTGGGGCTGGTCTTCGTCGGCGGCGCGCTGATGGTGCGGGAGGTCCCGTGGCTGCGCGGCGAGGTCGAGTCGATCCTCGACTTCGCCCGCTACCAGTGGCTGCCGGTCGTCGTACTCATCACGTTCCTCAACGGGATCGCCGAGGAGATCTTCTTCCGTGGCGCATTGTTCGCCGCCATCGGCAGCCGCCACCCCGTCGCCATCTCGACGGTGATCTACGCGGCCGCCACGATCACCACCCTGAACCCGATGCTGGTCTTCGCCGCGGTACTCCTCGGAGTGGTCGTCGGCCTGGAACGCCGGGCCAGCGGCGGCATCCTCAGCCCGATCATCACGCACTGCACCTGGTCGCTGACGATGCTGCTGGTGCTGCCGCCGCTGTTCAACGCGGTCTGAGCACGGCCGTGCTGCGGGCCCGGAACCCCGGCCGTGCCGCGGGCTCCGGCCCGGAACAGAAAAGAGGCCCGGAACCCCGGCCGTGCTGCGGGCCGGCCCGGAACAGAAAAGAGGCCCACAGCGGCGTGCTGCGGGCCTCTTTCGGCCGATCCGACGTCGGGCTTCAACGGCGGAAGGGCTGCGGGCGGAGGGTGACGGCGATCACGCGCTCCTGACGTCATTCTCGCGCTTTCCTCAGCAACTGTTACCGCCTGGACGCAACTTTGATAAGACGTGACCTAGCGTCACCCGATCAGGATGTGGGCGCCCAGTCGATCATCGCGTGTTGTCGGAGCGCGCTCCGGCCGAGGATGGTCCTGCGGTCAACCAGGTCACCACGGCGCGGACGCGCTGGTTGTCGTCGGGATCGGCGGCCAGATCGAGCTTGTCGAACACCGCACGCAGGTGGGCGTCGACCGTTCGGCGGGAGATGAAGAGTGCGGCGGCGATGCCGGCGTTGCTCCGTCCGGCGGCAACATGCCCGAGCACCTCTCGCTCACGCTCGGTGAGAACCGCCAGTCGGCCGCCGTCGCGGCGCACGAAGCCGTCGACGACGGCCGGGTCGATCACGGTGCCGCCGGTGGCCACGGCGCGCAGATCGTGCAGGAAGGTCGTGGTGTCCAGTACGCGATCCTTGAGCAGGTAGCCGAACGCCTGGGCGCCGTCGCGGAGCAGCATCGCCAATAATCCCGGGTCGGCGAGGTCGCTGAGCATCAGAGCGGCCAGGGTCGGGAACCGCCGGCGCAGTTCGGCGACCGCCCGGGCCCCGTCGTCGAGGTGGTCGGGGGGCATCCGAATGTCGGCCAGCACCAGATCCGGACGGCCGTCGTTGACGGCGGTCACCAACGACCGGGCGTCGCCGACCTGCGCGACCACCTCGTGACCGGAAGCCCGCAGCAGGCGCACCAGGCCGTCCCGTAAGAGCACCTGGTCCTCGGCGATCACGACCCGCACGGCAGCACCGCCTCGACAACCGTTCCCCCGGCCTCGTTATCGCGGACCAGCAGCACTCCGCCGTGCCCGGCGACCCGTTCGGCCAGCCGGCGCAGCCCGGTCCCGAGGCGCGGATCGGCACCCCCGCGGCCGTCGTCTCGGACGACGACCGACAGTCGCCGGCCGTCCGGGCCGGGATCCGGCCCGGTCACGTCCACCTGGATGCGGGCGGCGGCCGCATGCTTGAGGGCGTTGCTCACCGCCTCGCCGACGATGAAGTAGGCGGTGGCCTCCAGGGAGGCCTCGAAGCGCTGCGGGGTCAGCCGCAGGTCGACCAGCGCGGCGACCGGGTCGAGCAGGACCGGCAGGGCGGCGGGCAAGCCGCCGTGCACCAGCACCTCGGGCAGGCTGCCGCCGCCCAGCGCCCGGACGTCGTGCACCAGGTCCCGCAGTGAGCCGACGGTCTCGGCGACCAGCAGGCGGGCGGTGGGATCGTCGAGTTCGGCCCCGGACAGCTGTAGGTGCAGGGCCAACCCCAGCAAACGGCCCTGCAAGCCGTCGTGCAGGTCCTGGCGCAGCCTCTCCCGCTCACGCTCGGCCGCTGCGTCGGCCCTGATCAGTTCCCGGGCCACCCGGATCTGCAGCAGCGCGGGCCGCAACACCGCGCTGCAGTCGCCGAGCGCGGTCAACCTGCTGCGGACCGCGGCGGTGCCGGGGTGGGCCCGGACGGTGGCCCGGCCGTCCCCGTCCCGGGCGAGGTCCACCGGGTCGACGAAGCCCAGGGCCGGGACCGGCTCGAGATCGGTGTCGACCCAGGTCTCGTCGTCGACCCGCCAGCACAGTGCAAGCGTGGGGTCCTGCACGATGTCCCGCAGCACCTGCAGCGCCACGGCCGCCCGGGCCTCGTCCGGGCCGTTCCCGTCGGCGGCGATGGCGTCCGCGAATTCCCGTGCCGGGTCGACCACCCGGCGGATCCACGCCTGCAACGACATCCACGGCAGTGCGACGAGGGCTGTCGCCCCGGCACCGACGGCCAACGCGGCCGGGGCGGGCAGGTCGAGCGACGTGGCCATGAGCGCCACGGCCAGTCCGACGATCACGGCCAGCACGGCCAGCAACGTGTGCAGGGCGGCGACGACCGCCCGCACCGTGAGCAGACCACTGGCGGACGGACCGACGGCGACCATCGCCAGCCCGGCCGCGGCGGCGCAACCGACCGAGTAGCCCAGCAGCAGGCCGGTGACGGCGCTGTCGTCGCTCCAGCCCAGGCTGGTACCCAACGCGGCCACCAGCAGGCACCAACCGATGACGGCGGGCGGGAGCGGAGCGGCCAATCCGGCCACCACCGCTCGGCGCCGGGCCTCCCCGGCGGCGCCCCGGACGGCGCTCCACGCACCCGCCGGGGCCAGCACGAAACCGCCGAACCAGGTCAACTGGCCGACCACGAGCAGGGCCGTGACCTGGGGCAGGACCAGCAGCCCGAGCCCGGTGGCCACCGCGCTGACTCCGGCGGTGGCGATGACGGCCGTCTCCCACCGACGGTGACGCCGACCGCTCACCCGGCTCGCCGCGAGCACCGGGATCAGTTGGACCAGGGTCAGGGGCACGACGTGGAACGCGGCCGCGGCCAGTTCGGTCCCGGGGCCGCCCAGCCCGGCGGCCGCCACGCTCATCAGTACCGGGTACGCGAGCATGGCGACTCCGAGCGCGACGCCGAGCGTCGGGACCGATCGGATGCCGGTCCATCGACGATCGGCCCGGGCGTGCGCGGCCACCGCCAGGACGGCGGCGCCGGCCACCCCCATCGCCCAGCGGGTCGGGGCGGACAGCCGGAACTCCGGGTCCAGCCAGGGCAGCGTCGAGGCGACGACCACGCCCACGAGACCGGCGACCGACCCGAGCAGCGCTCCGCGGCCGCGGACGCGGGGTCGGGGATCGGTCGGGGCCATGTCCAGCATCGTGGCGGGGTGGGGCGCGGAGCGGAATAGGTCAGAGCACCGATGTCCGCCCCACCCCCGCCTTCCTAGCGTCGGCACCCATCACCCGTGGGCCGTCCCGGCCCGTTCGTGCCGATCAGCAGGGAGAACCGCATGACCTCGACATCGTCCGGCCCGGGGAGCCCGGTCCGATCCCGTCCGGATGCGCCACCGGCGACCGCAGCCGGACCCCCGGGGGCTGGGGTCGCCGGCGTCGTCGGGGCGCTGCTGCTGGCGGTCACCAATGCGCTGGTCGCCCTGAACCCGGTCGAGGACACCGCGGGGCTGCTGCGACTGCTGGCCGAACGGCCCGGCTACGGGCAGGTCACGGTCATCGTCGGGCTGCTGGCTGCCGTACTCCTGGTGCCCGGAATCTGGGCATTCACTGCGCAGTTGCGCGGGCGCGCTCCGGCGTGGTCCGCCGTCGGCGGCTGGTTGATGGCCAGCGGCTACGTGCTGTCGGTGGCCCTGTCGGCCGACACGGCGACGGCACTGTCGGTGGCCGCGACCGGGGGCGATCCGGCGGTCTACGTCGATGCGGTCGACAACCACACGTCCGCCGCGGCCGTCGTGATGTACGCCGGTTTTGGGGTGGGCGCGCTGGCCGGTGGCCTGATCCTGGGGATCGCCATGCTGCGTCAGCAGGGGGCGGTGCCGGCGTGGGCCGGGTGGGCGCTCATCGCCTGCGAGCCGGTGCGGGTCGCCGGGCTGCTGCTGGGCGTGCCGTGGCTGCCGGCGGTGGCTTCGATGCTCATCGCGGCGGCTTTCGCGGGAACGGTGTTCGCCCCGCGGTGGGGGCGGCGGCCGGGGAGCTGACGCATCTGACCGACGAAGGACGAAGGGGCGGCGCCGATGACGGCGCCGCCCCTTCGTCCGGTCCTGCACACCCTCGTCAGTTGCCTTCCCAGGCCGCGGCCCAGGTCTTCGGCCCCACGATGCCGGACGGGTTGATGCCCTGCTTCGTCTGAAAGTCGACCACCGCGGTCTTGGTGTTCGGCCCGTAGAAACCGGTGCCGATCAGGCCGTAACCGCGGGTGGCCAGCTGCTTCTGGAAGCACTGCAGCTGGGCGTCGGTGTCACCCTCGACGAACTGCCGTCCGGGCCAGGCCGGGGCGATGGCCGCACCGAGGCTGCACGAGTCTGCGGTCGGCGGGGTGTACCCGCCCCCGCCCCCGGCGGAACCGGAGCCGCCACCGGACGCGGACCCGCCACCCGAGGCGGCGTCTGACCAGGCCGCGGCCCAGGTCTTGGGACCGATGTACCCGACGACGTTCAGCCCCGCCTTGGTCTGCAGGTCGAGGACGGCGGCCTCGGTCTTGGGTCCGAAGTAGCCGGTGCCGGTGAGGTCGTAGCCGCGGCTGCCCATCTGCTTCTGCCAGGCCTTGAGGTCCTCGGAGTAGTCGCCCTGGGCGTAGGTGCGTCCCGGCCACTCTGGTGCGCCACCGGCGGCTTCCCCACCGCCGGAGTCGGACCCGCCGCCGGAGCCGCTGCCTTCCGAGCCGCCCCCGGACCCGCCCTGGTTGCCGGGCACGGGCGGGGCGACCCCGGAGCCGGCGTCACCGTCGTCGCTGAGCCCGACCAGACGGGCGCAGACCCACGGCTCCCAGCCGCGCTGCCGGTACAGGGTCAGGGCGCGGTAGTCCTGCTCCTCGGGCGAGGCCTGATCGGGGCGCCCACTGCCCCCGACCGACTGCCAGGTGGAGAGGTCGAATTGGTAGGCGCCGTAGTAGCCGTTGCCCGTGTTGATGTCGTACTGGTTGGTGGACTCGCACATCCGGAGCTGATACCAGTCATCCGCCGATGGGTCCGCCGACGCCGTGCCGGCGAAGCCGAGAAGACCGGCTGCGACGGAGGTGGCGACGACGGACGCGACGGCTAGAGCACGCCGCATGGGCGCCCTTCCCCGGTCCCGCGTCAGCCGGGTACGGGCAGCCGCCATCGCCAACGGTCGGGACCGCACGCACACCGACGAATCAGTCGATGGCAGAACACATCCCGACCAGTGACACGTCACTGGCGTCCCCGAACCTGCGGTGCCCCTTCCCCTTGCTCGACACCGCATGCCGCACGTCGTCCCCGCTCGACCGCTTCGTATTGCTCGAACCGGTCCCGACGGCGCCTGAGCGAGGTACGGCGTCTCGGGTGACGTCCCACACGGACGTTCGATTCACCGTAAGCGACGTGTCACAGCAGTCACAACAGTCCCAACTAACACTTCCTTTACTCAGCATGGACCGCCGTGACGGTGCGACACGCCGTCCCCCTCAGCGGTTCCGCCGGACGGGGTCGTGCCCCCGAACGGCGCCCCGACGGGCTCCGGAGCGTGATCATGGTCGCCGATCCGCGCCAGCCTGTCCCGATCCGCTGATCCGCCGAGCGACCGCCGAACGCACCCCTTTCGAGTGACGGGACGGCCGGTTCGTCGCGCGTTCTGCGCCGAACCGACGACCCGGGAAATGCCGAACGGCCGGCCGCCACGAACAGTGGCGGCCGGCCGTTCAGGTCCTGCCGGACGTGCGGGAGGCGGGTCAGGCCTTCAGCGACTTGCCAGCCGAGCCGAGCTGCTGGCAGGCCTCGACGACGCGCTCGGACATGCTGACCTCGGCGAGCTTGTTGTAGACGCGCGGGTCGTAGGCCTTCTTGTTGCCGACCTCGCCGTCGATCTTCAGCACGCCGTCGTAGTTGGAGAACATATGACCGGCGATGGGCCGGGTGAAGGCGTACTGGGTGTCGGTGTCGATGTTCATCTTCACCACGCCGTAGGACACCGCCTCGGCGATCTCCTCGGCCGACGAGCCGGACCCGCCGTGGAAGACCAGCGAGAACGGCTTGGAGCCGGCGGCCTGGCCCAGCTTGGCGGCCAGCGCGTCCTGACCGTCCTTGAGCACCGACGGGCGCAGCTTGACCCCGCCGGGCTTGTAGACGCCATGCACGTTGCCGAAGGTCGCGGCGACGATGTAGGAGTTCTTCTCCGGCTCACCCAGGGCGTCCAGGGTCGCGACGAAGTCCTCGGGCGAGGTGTAGAGCTTGTCGTTGATCTCGTGGGCGACGCCGTCCTCCTCGCCACCGACGACCCCGACCTCGATCTCGAGGATGATGTTGGCCGCCTTGGTCAGGGCCAGCAGCTCCTTGGCGATCTCCAGGTTCTCGTCGAGCGGGATGGCCGAGCCGTCCCACATGTGCGACTGGAAGATGGGCTGGCCGCCGGCCTTGACCCGCTCCGTGGAGAGCGCGATGAGCGGCCGGACATAGGTGTCCAGCTTCTCCTTCTGGCAGTGGTCGGTGTGCAGCGCGATGGTGACGTCGTACTTGTCGGCCACCACCTTGGCGAACTCGGCGAGGGCGACGGCTCCGGTGACCATGTCCTTGACGTTGACGCCGGACGCGTGCTCGGCCCCACCGGTCGAGACCTGGATGATGCCGTCGCTGCCGGCGTCGGCGAAGCCCTTGATCGCCCCGTTGATGCTGGTCGACGACGTGATGTTGATGGCCGGGTAGGCGAAGCCGCCCTCCTTGGCCCGTTCGAGCATCGCCGAGTAGGTCTCCGCTGTGGCGAGGGGCATGACGTGTCCTTCCGCGTGGTGCAGTGCGGCGAGCCGGTCGGCCGCCGGTCGTGCGAGTGCTGGGTCGAGGTCGGTGGTGGTACTGCGTGGTCGTACTGCGCCGGACCTCCGGGCCCGCGGGCTGCACCCGCCCACCGTGGTGGGCCGGCGAGCGCCCGCCTGGGGCAAGGCTATCGGCAGGTCTTCCGCGCGGCGCGCGGTCCCCCGCCCGTCGGTCGGCGGCCGGCGGCCCCGAGCGGGACGACCTCTGGGCGGTAGGGGGCGGACCGGGTCGGGGACCCGCTCACCGCGCGACGCCGAGCGGTCCCGTGGTGCCCCGGCGGATCAGTTCGGTGCCGACCGAGACCACCGACGGGGGCCGCGGTCCCGGGCCGGTCACCTGCTCCAGGAGCAGCCGGGCGGCGATGCGGCCCTGGTCCTTGACCGGCTGGGCGACGGTCGACAGGTCGAACAGGTAGGACAGGTCGTGTCCGTCGACGCCGATGATCGACAGGTCGCCGGGCACGCTCAGCCCCCGGGAGCGGGCCGCGTAGATGGCTCCCATCGCCACCTCGTCGCTGACGGCGAAGATGGCGGTGGGTGGGGCCACCCCCGGCTGGGAGAACACCCGGTGCAACGCCGCCTCGCCGCCGTCGATGGAGAACCCACTGACCTGGAACAGCTGAGGGTCGGGTTCCAGCCCGGCGTCCCGCATCTCGAGCTCGAAGCCGCGGGCGCGGTCGGTGGCGACGGTGAACCCGTCGGTATGGCTGCCGTCGTCGTCCCCGAAGAAGGCGATGCGTCGGTGGCCGAGGGCGAGCAGGTGGCGGGTGGCCGCGCGACCCACCTGCTCGTTGTCGACCAGCACACCGGACAGCCCCTGCACCGCGGTCCCGACCGTGACGACCGGGATGTGCAGCGTCTGCAGCGAGTGCAGCGAGGAGTCCATGAGCGGCACGTTGAGGGCGAGCAGTCCGTCGACCCGCTTGCCGATGGCCCGCGAGTTGATGACGTACCCGCCGCGGGGGTCGCTCGGGGTGGCGACGGGGTAGAGCAGCAGGTCGTAGCCCGCGGCCCCGAAGACCTCCTGCGCGCCGTCGATGACGGCGCTGAAGAACCAGCGGGAGACCCAGGGGGCGACGATGCCGAAGGTGTTGGTGCGCCCGGTGATGAGGGCGGACGCCGACGGCGAAGGGAAGTAACCGAGGGTGGCCGCGGCCTTCTCGACCGCCACTCGCGTGGAGGCCGAGACCCCGGGGAGGCCACGGAGGGCCCGGGACACGGTGGCCGGCGAGAAGCCGGAGGCCGCGGCGACCTCGACGATCCCGATGGGCGAGCCCAGCGGCAGAGATCCGATCTCTGCCGCCGGACTCCCGTTGGTGACCGGTGAAGCTGGTGGTTCGGGTTCCGACATCGGTGGAAACGTCCGTCTCTCGTGATCCGTCTCGGCGCTGTCGGACGTGGCGCTAGTCCGGGGCCGCGATCAGCCCTTCACACCGCCGGCCAGCAGGCCGCGGACGAAGTACCGCTGCAGACCGATGAACACGGCCAGCGGAACGATGATCGAGATGAACGCACCGGCCGAGAGCAGCTCCCACTGCGAGCCCTTGGAACCGGACAGCTCGGCGATGGCCGCGGTGATCGGTCGCAGGTTCGGGCTTGGGGCGAAGACGGTGGCGACCAGCAGGTCGTTCCACACCCACAGGAACTGGAAGATCCCGAAGGCCGCGATGGCCGGGATCAGCAGCGGCATGAGCACGACGAAGAAGATCTTCACGTGGCCCGCGCCGTCCACCCGGGCGGCCTCGACGATCGACCGGGGGACCTCCTTCATGAAGTTGTGCAGCAGGAAGATCGCCAGCGGCATACCGAAGATGGTGTGCGCGATCCAGACCGGCCAGAACGAGTTCTGCAGCCCGGCGTTGACGAAGAGCGTCTGCAACGGGATCAGGGCGACCTGCAGCGGGACGATCTGCAGGGCGAAGATCGCCACGAAGATGGCGTCGCGGCCCTTGAAGTCGATCCAGGCGAACGCGTACGCGGCCAGCAGGGCCAGGGTGATCGGGATGACCACGGCCGGCAGCACGATGACGAACGAGTTGAGGAAGAAGTTGCCCAGCCCACCGGCCGAGTTGCTCAGCGCGTTCGAGTAATTGTCGATCGTAAAGCCGGGGTTGGCGAAGAACGTCCACCACCCGCTGTTCTGGATGTCGCTGACCGGGCGGAACGAGGTGACCAGCAGACCGAAGGTCGGAATCGTCCACAGGATCGCGATGATGATGGCCAGGCCGGACGCCCACGGGGACGACAGCTTGGTCTTCGCGTCCTGCAGGCGCATCGCCTTCTTCTGCTGCCGGGCGGAGTACTTCTCCTCCGGCGTCGAGTCCGTGGTGATCGGCAGCTCGATCGCCTGACCGGATTGGCTCATCGGGTCTCCTCCACCAGGCGCATCTGCCGCACGTTGTAGGCGATGACCGGGATGACGATGATGAACAGGATGACCGCCAGCGCGGCACCGACACCGACACCGCCCTGACCCTGTCGGAACGACTGTGTGTAGAACTCGTTGGCCACGACCGAGGTGCCGAACTGGCCACCCGTCATGGTCCGGACCACGT is a window of Nakamurella flava DNA encoding:
- a CDS encoding carbohydrate ABC transporter permease; the protein is MSQSGQAIELPITTDSTPEEKYSARQQKKAMRLQDAKTKLSSPWASGLAIIIAILWTIPTFGLLVTSFRPVSDIQNSGWWTFFANPGFTIDNYSNALSNSAGGLGNFFLNSFVIVLPAVVIPITLALLAAYAFAWIDFKGRDAIFVAIFALQIVPLQVALIPLQTLFVNAGLQNSFWPVWIAHTIFGMPLAIFLLHNFMKEVPRSIVEAARVDGAGHVKIFFVVLMPLLIPAIAAFGIFQFLWVWNDLLVATVFAPSPNLRPITAAIAELSGSKGSQWELLSAGAFISIIVPLAVFIGLQRYFVRGLLAGGVKG
- a CDS encoding HAD family hydrolase, with protein sequence MTGSDLTVGGTDRGVPVPTAAATVAGAPPVVALDLDRTLIYSRTAIDRSGGDPTAQGAVDPADLRCVEELDGAEQSFMTVGAIGHLLDLRERATVVPTTTRTPAQFERVRVPGGPTRYAVTSNGGRLLVDGVDDQDWHRSVRTVLAERSAPLDEVVAELDTRLGGWTRSRRIADDLFCYLVVDLATMPDDFLPHWSAWCGAHGWAVSRQGRKVYALPVGLTKDAAVTEVLRRTGATRLLAAGDGSLDAGMLSLAAAAIRPPHGELAESDWRRPHVAVATAAGIRAGEEMLGWLLARLDPDVVPTS
- a CDS encoding CPBP family intramembrane glutamic endopeptidase; its protein translation is MPAPRRFARLRSVVDPLLVDRVDRDHRQTDAAFRRRRIVAAITLVVGGTLLGISLNVPRESAAFYPLTIALAATWVIGGFASGPLHLGRIQFRNQLRRPIITPLLLGLLLGLVFVGGALMVREVPWLRGEVESILDFARYQWLPVVVLITFLNGIAEEIFFRGALFAAIGSRHPVAISTVIYAAATITTLNPMLVFAAVLLGVVVGLERRASGGILSPIITHCTWSLTMLLVLPPLFNAV
- a CDS encoding peptidoglycan-binding protein: MRRALAVASVVATSVAAGLLGFAGTASADPSADDWYQLRMCESTNQYDINTGNGYYGAYQFDLSTWQSVGGSGRPDQASPEEQDYRALTLYRQRGWEPWVCARLVGLSDDGDAGSGVAPPVPGNQGGSGGGSEGSGSGGGSDSGGGEAAGGAPEWPGRTYAQGDYSEDLKAWQKQMGSRGYDLTGTGYFGPKTEAAVLDLQTKAGLNVVGYIGPKTWAAAWSDAASGGGSASGGGSGSAGGGGGYTPPTADSCSLGAAIAPAWPGRQFVEGDTDAQLQCFQKQLATRGYGLIGTGFYGPNTKTAVVDFQTKQGINPSGIVGPKTWAAAWEGN
- a CDS encoding LacI family DNA-binding transcriptional regulator, with amino-acid sequence MSEPEPPASPVTNGSPAAEIGSLPLGSPIGIVEVAAASGFSPATVSRALRGLPGVSASTRVAVEKAAATLGYFPSPSASALITGRTNTFGIVAPWVSRWFFSAVIDGAQEVFGAAGYDLLLYPVATPSDPRGGYVINSRAIGKRVDGLLALNVPLMDSSLHSLQTLHIPVVTVGTAVQGLSGVLVDNEQVGRAATRHLLALGHRRIAFFGDDDGSHTDGFTVATDRARGFELEMRDAGLEPDPQLFQVSGFSIDGGEAALHRVFSQPGVAPPTAIFAVSDEVAMGAIYAARSRGLSVPGDLSIIGVDGHDLSYLFDLSTVAQPVKDQGRIAARLLLEQVTGPGPRPPSVVSVGTELIRRGTTGPLGVAR
- a CDS encoding NAD(P)H-binding protein; the encoded protein is MSVLVTGASGFVGSRLAPQLVEAGHDVRAMTRHPDDYDGAGTAVFGDVSDPDSLSAALDGVDVAYYFVHSLDSDDFVEKDAAAARAFGTAAAKAGVRQIIYLGGLGKVEDHLSDHLRSRREVEKYLGEGGVPVTVLRAAVVIGHGGISWEMTRQLVDHLPAMVAPKWVKTKTQPVALRDVLRYLVGVLDNPAAKGRIFEIGGPEVLCYADMLKRVAAVSGKRVPPILPVPLLTPRLSSLWLSLVTDVDQSTARNLIDSMNNEVVVTDHSILDVVPGEPMGYDEAVRVALAERAADPAVQDGDDKAGRSAAAAGGSQR
- a CDS encoding response regulator transcription factor, whose protein sequence is MRVVIAEDQVLLRDGLVRLLRASGHEVVAQVGDARSLVTAVNDGRPDLVLADIRMPPDHLDDGARAVAELRRRFPTLAALMLSDLADPGLLAMLLRDGAQAFGYLLKDRVLDTTTFLHDLRAVATGGTVIDPAVVDGFVRRDGGRLAVLTEREREVLGHVAAGRSNAGIAAALFISRRTVDAHLRAVFDKLDLAADPDDNQRVRAVVTWLTAGPSSAGARSDNTR
- the fbaA gene encoding class II fructose-bisphosphate aldolase; this encodes MPLATAETYSAMLERAKEGGFAYPAINITSSTSINGAIKGFADAGSDGIIQVSTGGAEHASGVNVKDMVTGAVALAEFAKVVADKYDVTIALHTDHCQKEKLDTYVRPLIALSTERVKAGGQPIFQSHMWDGSAIPLDENLEIAKELLALTKAANIILEIEVGVVGGEEDGVAHEINDKLYTSPEDFVATLDALGEPEKNSYIVAATFGNVHGVYKPGGVKLRPSVLKDGQDALAAKLGQAAGSKPFSLVFHGGSGSSAEEIAEAVSYGVVKMNIDTDTQYAFTRPIAGHMFSNYDGVLKIDGEVGNKKAYDPRVYNKLAEVSMSERVVEACQQLGSAGKSLKA
- a CDS encoding ATP-binding protein, which translates into the protein MAPTDPRPRVRGRGALLGSVAGLVGVVVASTLPWLDPEFRLSAPTRWAMGVAGAAVLAVAAHARADRRWTGIRSVPTLGVALGVAMLAYPVLMSVAAAGLGGPGTELAAAAFHVVPLTLVQLIPVLAASRVSGRRHRRWETAVIATAGVSAVATGLGLLVLPQVTALLVVGQLTWFGGFVLAPAGAWSAVRGAAGEARRRAVVAGLAAPLPPAVIGWCLLVAALGTSLGWSDDSAVTGLLLGYSVGCAAAAGLAMVAVGPSASGLLTVRAVVAALHTLLAVLAVIVGLAVALMATSLDLPAPAALAVGAGATALVALPWMSLQAWIRRVVDPAREFADAIAADGNGPDEARAAVALQVLRDIVQDPTLALCWRVDDETWVDTDLEPVPALGFVDPVDLARDGDGRATVRAHPGTAAVRSRLTALGDCSAVLRPALLQIRVARELIRADAAAERERERLRQDLHDGLQGRLLGLALHLQLSGAELDDPTARLLVAETVGSLRDLVHDVRALGGGSLPEVLVHGGLPAALPVLLDPVAALVDLRLTPQRFEASLEATAYFIVGEAVSNALKHAAAARIQVDVTGPDPGPDGRRLSVVVRDDGRGGADPRLGTGLRRLAERVAGHGGVLLVRDNEAGGTVVEAVLPCGS